Proteins from a genomic interval of Cucumis melo cultivar AY chromosome 7, USDA_Cmelo_AY_1.0, whole genome shotgun sequence:
- the LOC127150357 gene encoding aspartic proteinase 39-like: MPLVYYLAPLYLHCLIFLSSSKIITSAVSQSATPTISRGSQCFRVSTSVAEIFPVLSFNFEGIASMVVTPEEYLQFDSIEPALWCIGFQKAEDGLNILGDLVLKDKIIVYDLARQRIGWANYDCSSSVNVSVTSGKDVFINEEQLSVSSSSRKHFYQLLNIVIVLLIHLKLF; this comes from the exons ATGCCTTTAGTCTATTATCTGGCACCTCTGTATCTGCACTGTTTGATATTTCTCTCTAGTAGTAAAATT ATAACTTCTGCTGTTTCTCAATCAGCCACTCCCACAATTTCGAGGGGTAGCCAATGCTTCAGAGTCTCTACGAG TGTAGCAGAAATATTTCCTGTCCTCAGTTTTAATTTTGAGGGCATTGCATCCATGGTGGTGACTCCTGAAGAATATCTTCAGTTTGACTCCATA GAACCAGCTTTATGGTGCATCGGTTTTCAGAAAGCTGAGGATGGATTGAACATTTTGGGAG ATCTTGTTTTGAAAGATAAAATCATTGTCTATGACTTAGCTCGACAAAGGATAGGATGGGCGAATTATGACT GTTCGTCGTCCGTAAATGTTTCTGTAACATCTGGAAAGGATGTTTTCATCAACGAAGAACAGCTGAGTGTAAGCAGCTCCTCAAGAAAGCATTTCTATCAGCTGCTCAACATTGTTATTGTACTACTAATACATTTAAAACTGTTCTGA